The sequence CAAATTTATGGTTTTATTTATCCGGACTTTACCGTCGGTTTCGGAATTTCACCGAATCAACCTTTAAAAAAAGGCTCATGGACTATACCACCGGTGAGGAATTGCACCTCGCCTCTAAAACATATTTTTAATTATTATATTACCAAAATAATAATATGTCAATATGGACTTGCAAAAATAGAAATATCTTACATAAACTTATACAGGGTGAATTTTATGTTTAATTTTTTACTTAATTTTTTATCAGATTTTTTTGTTTTAATAGGCTATCTGACAAATTTAAATTCCTTTCCAAAACCACTTTCAAAAAAAGAAGAAGAAGACCTTATTTTAAAGTTTAAATCTGGTGATGAATCTGCAAGGGATATTCTTATTGAAAGAAACTTAAGACTTGTAGCATATGTTGCAAAAAAATACTATCAATGCCCGAAAGATTATGAAGACTTAATATCAATAGGAACAATAGGGCTTATAAAGGCAATAAACAACTTTGATAACGATAAGGGCATCCGTCTTGCTACATATGCTGTAAGATGCATTCAGAACGAAATTTTAATGTGTTTAAGGAGCGAGAAAAAATTAGTTAACGAGGTATCTATAAACGAGCCTATCGGTTTTGACTATGAGGGGAACGAAATAAATCTTATGGATATTTTAACCGATGAGGAAGAGGCAGTTTTTAACGAGGTAAACCTTAATATAAACATTAAAAAACTCTACGAGGGGGTAGAAAGCGTTTTAGATGAAAGAGAAAAGAAAATTATCTCTTTAAGGTACGGTTTATACAATAAAAAACCACTTACTCAAAAGCAGGTTGCAAAAAAACTTGATATTTCGCGTTCCTATGTTTCAAGGATAGAAAAAAAGGCTATTGAAAAGTTGGAGTTGTTTTTTAAGTAAGATTACTGTATAATATACCAAGGTGATAAAATGAATTTTAAAGATATATTAAATGAGCAGATTGCTCTTGATTTTAGTTTAGATTTATGTGATGTTAAATCTTATAAAAACATCTTTGCAAAAGATTTAAAAAAAGACGGAAGACGAATTTATGAATGGGATAACGCACTACTTAAAAGTTGCGCTATCAATAATAAGTTTATCTTTGCATCCGAAAATGAAGAACTTTTAAAGATATTAAAAGAAGAGTTTGAATATATAAACGCAGGGTTTATTTCAAGTTTTTCTAACCTTAAAAAAATAAACAATATATTATATAACTTCGGTCATACAATCTACGATTGCCATCATTATTACATACCGTCAAAAACAGTTGAATTTAATAATGACTTCCCTGTTAAATGGTTTGAAAAAGATGAACTTTATATTTTTAAAGGAAATGAAGATTTTAAAAATGCTCTGGAATTTTCAAGTTTAAGACCTGATATGCTTTCAGTATGTGCATACTGCGGGGATGAAATTATGGGTATGGCTGCTGCAAGTTATGACAGTAAATATATGTGGCAGATAGGCATAAATGTAAAAGATAAATTTAAGGGTATGGGAATTGGAGCATATCTTGTTAACCTTCTAAAAGAAGAGATTATAAAAAGAGGGGTTATGCCTTTTTACGGAACGGTTGAATCGCATATTTATTCTCAGAAAATCGCTTTAAAATGCGGGTTTACACCTGCGTTCTGGCAAATGTATTCTACTAAAATATAAAAAAAAGAGCAGTTATGCTCTTTTTTTTGCTTTATAATTTATTATATTGAAAACGGATAATGGCAGTGTCTTTTTTTATCTTAACACTAAGTTCAACAGGGTATCCGTTATAGTTCCATTTTTCTAAAAATTCTTCATTATCTTTACACATGGAAATATCATTAAGTTTTATAACTCTTTTTGTTATATCAGGGTCAATAGCAACGCTTCCGTAATAGGAAAACATAAGGTTAACTATCCCTGATACATATGGGATAAGTTCATCATCTACATTTTTTTTAGTTTCAAACCCTGACACTTTTATAACATTATTTTTATCTAAAATAAAATACGGAGTAAATTCCATAAGTTGTTTATCCATATAATAAATGTTTTCTTCTTCGTTATAGATAAGTTTGCCTGTTATATCAGTTACTTCATCTGTATTTTTACCGATAAGCTGAGAATATGGCAAACGAACTAATGAAGAATAAGACTCTTCTATATTATTAAGGTCCTGCTCGGGTAAAGCGCAACCTGAAAGAATAAATATAACAATAAGTAAAGATACCAATAATCTTTTTTTCATTAACCATTCTCCTTTGAAATTTTATAGTAAAGTCTTATTACATAACTTATTACAATACTTTGCACCACTATTGCAACCACTTCTTCAATAAGACGGGGCGCATATAATGTCCAGAAGCCTACTTTTGAAAGACCTGGTATAAAGATTTTTAAAATAAAAGTATTAAGAGTGGTAACCAGAATATTTGGAAACATAAAGGTTACAAGAAGTTTTATAAAATTTTCGTCATATAATTTTTTTAAAAGTCTGCCCAAAACAAAATCTATAAAAAGAATAAACGCTAATCCTATGCCTATAAGTTCAAACCAGATTATAAAAAGAAGTTTTATTTTTTCTGATGATAAAATAAACCCTGCATAGTTACTTTCGCTAAAAAAGGTAACCGATATATTATTTATAAAACTAAAACCTATAAAAAACGCCGATAAAGATATAAGAATTTTTTTAATAACAGTTGAATTTAATTTCTTTGTATACTTAAAGATAAAGCCTGTAAGCACACAGCCTAATGCTGCAGTCAGTGTCATAGGGAAAATATACCCACCGTTAGGCTTTATAAGATAGCCTAATATATCTGCCAAAGCACCTGTAATTCCACCGTATAAA is a genomic window of Clostridia bacterium containing:
- the sigK gene encoding RNA polymerase sporulation sigma factor SigK — translated: MFNFLLNFLSDFFVLIGYLTNLNSFPKPLSKKEEEDLILKFKSGDESARDILIERNLRLVAYVAKKYYQCPKDYEDLISIGTIGLIKAINNFDNDKGIRLATYAVRCIQNEILMCLRSEKKLVNEVSINEPIGFDYEGNEINLMDILTDEEEAVFNEVNLNINIKKLYEGVESVLDEREKKIISLRYGLYNKKPLTQKQVAKKLDISRSYVSRIEKKAIEKLELFFK
- a CDS encoding GNAT family N-acetyltransferase — protein: MNFKDILNEQIALDFSLDLCDVKSYKNIFAKDLKKDGRRIYEWDNALLKSCAINNKFIFASENEELLKILKEEFEYINAGFISSFSNLKKINNILYNFGHTIYDCHHYYIPSKTVEFNNDFPVKWFEKDELYIFKGNEDFKNALEFSSLRPDMLSVCAYCGDEIMGMAAASYDSKYMWQIGINVKDKFKGMGIGAYLVNLLKEEIIKRGVMPFYGTVESHIYSQKIALKCGFTPAFWQMYSTKI
- a CDS encoding ECF transporter S component, translated to MERKGKDLRKLVYTSIIIAIATVLNVLTSYLALGGAAALKISVSAIFIKIPAVLFGPLYGGITGALADILGYLIKPNGGYIFPMTLTAALGCVLTGFIFKYTKKLNSTVIKKILISLSAFFIGFSFINNISVTFFSESNYAGFILSSEKIKLLFIIWFELIGIGLAFILFIDFVLGRLLKKLYDENFIKLLVTFMFPNILVTTLNTFILKIFIPGLSKVGFWTLYAPRLIEEVVAIVVQSIVISYVIRLYYKISKENG